The Glycine max cultivar Williams 82 chromosome 17, Glycine_max_v4.0, whole genome shotgun sequence genome contains the following window.
TTTTCTATCTCCTTTACCACCCCAAGAAAGTCTAAAAAGTATACCCTCCTTCCCTCCAAAGTTAACCGTTTCTAAACTGCTTTGAAAAACGTCTTTCAGCCATTTCTCAAACAAGCTGTTGGTAAAATAACCACACCCAACACCCACATCCTCAATCACCCTCTCATCTACACTTAGATTCTCCAAACATTTCTTCCCATAAACCTCTTCAAAAGACTCTTTGAACTTACACAAAAACAACTCTGCCATCTCTCTGTCCTTAACTGGATTTGTGTTGAACTCAAACCGGTTCACAATTGAGTCAAGAAATCCGTTTTGGTTCAGTGGATCAGCTATAGTTTCTCCGGTCTGATCACTTGAAATGGGGCTACTTTCTCCTGCTTTATCCCCTTCATCAGCTTTCATGTTCAGATCAAGAGTGTTAAAGCTTGTTTGTCTTGAAAACTCTTTCTTCTTGCTCCCTTGAAAACTGTTGGTGTTAGAAAACATATCAAGTTCAGCTCTTCTTTTGTGGCCAAAACATGGCTCCGCGATCGTGGTTGTGACAGATGGCGTCTCCAAGTTAGGCTTGGTTTCACTGACTTGCCACAACAACCTCATAACCGAGTCCTCATTCTGCTGCTCAATGTTAGTGGATCCACTTCCACCATTTGTCAATATGAATATTACTTGGCTTGAGTTCTCTTCAGTGAAATTTCCAAAGTTTCCTGTTTCGAATCCATCACAGAGGAATTTCTTGAACTGGGCATCAGCAAAGTCAACATTTTCTATTAGCATCACAAGCTGGTGATGTGTTTTCAGTGCTCCTTCCAGCATTTCAGAAAATGGGGCTATTGATGTCTCTCTCTTTAGCATGTCAAATTGAAGGAGCAGATTAGTTGAGCCAAAAACTGATTCTGCAATTGCAAGTGCCAACCTTCTTTTCCCAATGGTGTCATTGCCTTGCATAAGTAACCAAGTAATGTTGTTACTTTCCTTTGCTGATTTGGAATCAATCAAGGCTTCTGCTATTGAAGGAAAAGTTTCAGACTGCCATGGCACATTCTCCTGCAATAGTTTACAAATATGAGCTCGTTGCAGTGTTGTATCAGTTATATCCCCCACCGCCGACTCACCTGAACCTCCATTGCCAAGAGCAAGAGTAGTCTTTACTTCTTTACCTTCCATGCTCTCAAGGGAATCCAAGACTGGCTCTGTTGCTTCTCTTTTCTTGCCGAAATTGAATTCAATGATGCATGATTGTTGGCGTCGGAATCGAGGGACGAGTTTGGAAGTGGAGCCATGTGTGGCATTGCTGGCAAAGGATATGGAGCTTGGTGAATTATAACTGTTGTGGTTCCAGTTCCATTGGTTCTGAGGCTGTTTGCTTTGGTGGAGACAGTGGCATAGTCTattccattttcttttcaattggaCTAATTCATCCTGAAGAATGTTTGAGGTATTATAAATCATAAGCACTACAATTTTTCAAATCTCTACTCATAGGAACAAGAACATGCTtgtacagaaaaagaaaaaaaagaaaagctagTGAACAATCATCCAGTATTGGATTATAACAGAAACGTTAActtgatttttcattttccaCTAAAGAATTTGCTACCTTCTTATGGTCTTCTGTGATATGAGACTGAAGCCAGAAAGGCAACCTTTTCTTTTGGTCTGGCCTGATAAATTGGGCTTCTTTTTCATAATTGGAGGCACATTCTTCACAACAATTGAGTTTATCCTCCTGCTCCATATTACCAAAGGGCTTTGTTTCCAGCACTTGAGATTGGTTATGCGAGATGGTCATCTTTGAATCAAGGACACTGCAATTTGAGTTCAGAAACTCCACAATGTTAACatccaaaattaaacaaataagcaCTGTTGAGTTTAGCATACGTGGCATTCCATTCTTATCACTTAATATCACATTGGGTGTTAATTATTCCCTGTGGATACAATAAGTAATATTTGCAAAAACATGTAACTCTCTTCCTTTTAGTAAAGTGTAGTTTCAGTTTCTACCACCAAAAATAATGTGCATGCGTAATGTGTAAGAGGTTGGTTATATACTGACAAACTAAAGTGAGGCAGATGCAGAAACAGAAAGGCTCTGCTTCACTCCTCaacaaaaatgtaaaacaaattaAGCTTTCAACAAACCATCATGCCTGGATAACTTTTATGTACTTATGTtttcctttcctcttttctttctttcttttttattttattttttttgttacatttcaCAAGTCATATATATGTGGAGTTTGTTTTCTCTTTGcattaaatcaaacaaattaaGCAAGAAATGTTTTAGTCATTGGCTAGTGTTTTTAGCATTAAATCAAATCAACctaattattattaagaaaaaagattacCTGGGAGCATGAAGACTCAAGCCCAGTCCACCTGATGGAACAGGAACAGCCTGAAGAGCCCATTGCTTCTCAAGAGGGGGTTGCCTCATTTGACACCTCATGTATGTTTGATAGCTAGCAGTGGCCATGAGCCACACCTTAGCATTATTTGAGGTTCCACAGTCACAGAATAACTTTCCTATTTCTGAAACTAAATGATCAACAGGATTATAACCAGAAACTTCTCCATTTGGGGAcccttcctctttttcacttaaACTTGCCTCCTCCACTGTCCACTTCAGGTCTCCAATATAAAAAATGCCACCCCCTCCTCCTGAAGCAATGGAATTCACCTTTCTTTCCAGCTCCAAGAGTTTCATTTCAACTTCATCTCTCTTCATGCAACTCAAAGAAACATGTGAAATTTGGaatttgataaaatgaattgactTTAACTCATCAGGCACTTCCGACCTTTCAAGCCTTCCCATTATCTCTCCCACAAGGCCTTCAGTTAATGACAGTGAGTCACCAACAATCACGgtgttctttttcttcttcctcaagAGGATATCCAGAACAAGCCTGACATCATCATCCTTactagaagaagaagctgcacCAGTGATGGAACACACTGGTGCATTCTTTGGTGGAGAAAAGACAAGTGAAGGGTGGAACTCAGAAGCGTAAGAAGTTAAGAAATGACGAGTAGTGTGCCTGAAATTGGTAGGGTTGTTGTTGGTGGCTGTTTCCCTATGGTTGTTGTTCTCACTGGCAGAAGGTGAACAAGGAGAAGAGAACACACCACCCGAGCTATTGTAACACTGGAAAACAGAATATTGAGGTGAATTAGAGTCCTCTATGTGGTTCTTAACAGCAGTGCTGGAGAAACCAGCCTCTCTCATGACCCTGCTAACACTAGGGTCATCAAGGATTGATATGATGAGGTGTTCAAGCTCAACCTTGATGGTGAGAAGAGGCTGTTGTTGCTGTTGCTCAATGCATCCCCTTCTCTGGTGAGCCTGAGCTCTCTTCAATGCAGCAATGAGAGCATTGGAGAGAGAAGGCTGAGTGTGGATCAAAGGAGAAGGTGTTGTTGGGAGCCTGTTGAGGGCAACATTGAAGCACAACTCAAGAGCCCTGCATTGAAGAGGATGATGAGAAGCTTGAGATGACTTCAGACAAGCCCTTCTCAAGGAACTTCCTCTTAAGCTTAGCAAAGTGGCAGCCACATGCAGTGGAGTGACCTGTGCATGGCCCCTCCTCCGAGCCAACCCCAGAGAGTGCTTCAACACTGAAGCAGCCTCAGCTGTGAGGGTCTGCTGTAATGTACAAACTCCTGAGCGCATCACTTGACCAAAGCACCACCCCCCTCACCACCCCTTTTTGTTACTAATTGAACCTTAGTTTTTCTTCACGATTAACcacacttttcttcttcttatccttCTCTTTAATTTCACTCTAAACACCACCCCCTCCCTCTCTCTTTATATGTATGACTCTGTGGAACTTATTAACAGAAAGGTTTTTGTTTCAAGGATGGAAGAAGTGTAAgctaaaacaaaaacacacactACAGAGAGAAAGCTATAGTGAGAGTCGTTAGGCTTTAGAAATACCAGAACTATATGCCTCACCGCCTTCTTTATACTTCTTGTCACtcatcatttttattcttttctttttctttaattctctCTTTTGGTTTTTAGTTTAAAGAGGCAgctttttcttgtcttttttttattatttcgaCTAATTCATGGTctaccctctctctctctagctAGTCCCTCGCTCTAATATTCTGAGAGTATTTGTTTTAGTTTCTGATATGCCGTGACATTAATTAGAAACAAGCAATTTAATAGTCGTTTTagtgtttttaatatataattgaatagTCGTCTGAGCTGCTTCATGCAgtgtatataaataataataatgtgacTTACATTTATTTGTTGAAGTTTGAATGCAGGAAAGGTATATATCAATGTTTACGTACATATGAGTCTAAATTACATATTATTGAACATCTTTAAGCAAGAACTTATTTATACCAGTGATTTAACAACTTAGTGAAAACGATGTAACATAGTGTATTGTAAGGAGCAATATAACGATCGTGCATTTATAAAACTGAGACATTAGTCATCTTAGGCTACTCATGTACTACTATATCTACTGGCTGCAACAGCAATgtgcatgcattttttttattatggctaatcattattaattatcataatacaAAAGGCCAGACGAACTATATGATTCCGGGATTaaattgttgtgttattttctgttacattatttgtaaataaatgaaGTAGCATAGGAAATTAGAGAGTGCAGTGATGTGGACCcgcaattcaaattttttactcGGCTTCATAGAGCTTCCCACCCTTTTCCACATCATCTTTTGAATAGACAGACAAGGCCAGcagaaattcaaaaaaatttactaaagGGAAAAGAAGCCAGGGCGATGaaagattttcttttaaaaagcaGAGCGGtaaattgtgtttttcttttttctttttaacatttttttcaattgtagGTTATGTTTGGTTTACTATTTGGCCGCCTTCAAATTACAATTATCCCCATAAACTTAATTTAGTGTTATGTTTGAATAAAAgctgaaaaacacttttaaaaatCCTAATACTTTTCCGAATtttaatgcataaaataaataatatatattgttttaagaGTGAAAGTACTTCAAGTTTTTCCAACTAAAATCAAACATACATGCATAAACTTAGGATattctctttcaaaaatatgttttagaataaaatatatgaagaaTATCCTTCTTCACAATAAGTGGAACCAAAAATACATTCAAAACATTTATCTaaacataacatttttttatcagctcAAAACATACATTGGAATACTGTATTTGAAGACTTGTTGAGAAAGACTTCTAAAAATCACGTTCAAGATATGGAACTAAATACACTATTATAGTGTCCTACAAAAGTAACATATATGCCTGTGTTTAACTTAAAACaacattatattaaatttatttttccaaactCATTACACATGATAAAATTCATTCAAACTTAACATGCACATGGGTTATAGATTGTTGAATAATTACACAGTTTAATGTTAGCTATCTAGATTGATTGGGGTGGTCTCTCTCTTCACGCCAATCCTCGTAGAGAGACAGTATTTTATTCCCCAAACAAGTACCCAAAAAGCAACCCTCTGTCTGCTATCCTCTGTTAGCATTATTGGTTCTTTTTCAGCCTCACTTAATCCTCTCTCTTCTTGCAAACAGCAATCACCTTTTGTCTTAATCTCATCTCCTCTCCCATCCAACCACCCACTTAAACAAACCTTTTGAGTTGCCTTAGCAAAGCAAAACTGATCTGTATTCCATACTGTTATAAAACTTGTAAATTGTAATGGACACCCATTTGTGTTCACATTTCGTTTATTcaaagctctctctctctcacacacacacacgatatatatatatatatatatatatatatatatatatatatatatatatatatattagtttaaaTATCAACTTTTAATTAGTAGTGTAAACCATTTTACTACTTTCGTCTAATAACTTTACCCTTCACAATTTGCTGAATATAATAACTATCTCGACTCCATCTAATTAAGTTTGGCTTTTCTATCTTGCTTTCGTAATTGAAATCTTTCTTTTCCaggttttattttatctatatatactAGACTAGATTCTTATCGAGATATATGAAAGGTATATATGATAAGGTAGGCTCTCGAGATTGTATACCTCACATGCACCCTAGGGGACactatacacacacacatatatataggataagagagagagaataaaaacCATAGGAATTATGATAAATATCATGGGTGAAGTGAGGAAGGAAGAAAAGGTGTGAAGAAATTAAGGTTGTATTACTTGTATTAATTAGTAATAATCCATATATTTATATGAATGTACGTTTATACGTAGTTTCCTGAGGCATTTTTTCACCTTTTGAAAATACATTGACACTAGCTAGGTCGTTGTGACGTCTTCCCATGCAAAATAGTAACTGAGAAGGCAGGATTAGACATAACTTTGACCAACTGTACATGAAGGAAGTATATGGGTCCTAACGTAGTCACCTTAATTTGACCCTTGCAAGATTCGAAGCATGATTCGtatgataagaaaaattaatcattataaCCTTTACTTTTAACTTAATAATtcctaaaagaaaatgaaagaagataACAAATCTTAAAAAGGACTAGGGCCTAGAGGGCGAGCTTCATCTTGGAAGTATTACATCGCGCGAATTCCAAGACTATCATCTGTTCAAGAGTTTAAGGTAGattgaagaaaaaggaaacaaaaggagaaaaaataaaaatggaatagAAGCATAAATTCTAATTGTGTAACTTCCTTATTCTCTAGTGCACTAAAAAGAAGGGGGGAAAATCCGTTAATATTTCCGTTGGAAGTTCGAGGAATGGAAAGtacataaaaaattgtaaagctTCAAAGTACGATTGaatactcaaatttaaaaattgagtaCCAAACACAGGTGGAACGTTAACCGgtagataaataataaatttattttgttgaacGATCCAGATATTAGGGTTAAATTAGCTAGGTTGTCTTACAATTTATGTAAAATTGAAAAAGTGTTCATCACATTTCCAAAGACAGCCTGTGACGTTACTTAACCGGGGTTTGggggcccctttttttttttaaaaaaaggtaatCCGGGGGGGAGGGGAAAACCCCCTTTTGAAAGTTaacccccccccaaaaaaaaaaattttcggGTTGGGCCCCCAAAAAAagaatccccccccccccccccccccccccccccccccttctctcCAAATTCaatctatattatattttttgtccgTTTTTCGTTTACAACACATACTAGAGGAAACAGTTCCTTTGGAAACGTTTAAACTTTTGAGATTAATTAACATTAAGTGTCTCTTTTGCGGTCAAAGTCACAGATATGTATCACTTAGGTTATTACTTTGTAAAAGGCTAATTTATCGAATATATCTAGCTAAAACTAATACTGTGATTCTTGTTtacatttatctcttttttattttttgttgaattgtttACATTTATCATCGCGGGATTATTGGAGGCTTCGTCAGTATGTATATAAGACATATCATGAGAGTAAAAAGACTTTCTTTACATTGGAGGGGAAAAAGTAACTTTTAATCATTATGCtttataatgaataattaagATTATAAATGATTATAGgacttttaatatttgatttacactatttatatatagttatacGTACAACAATCATAATTGTTTATCTCACttttatataaaagtatattttaattttaaaatataaacaaatctcgattataaaagtatatatgaatgtttaaattaattaaaatttaatatatgtaattatCAAGTTTATATCATATGAATCAACCGTgagatatgattttttaaatcaataatgttatataatatatcatttcatacatatatatcgATCATAGTATAGTATGgtgattaattaagttttccttcttttgcgGGGGTGGGGGATATGGGGGCACCTGTGTTCTCTGAGCAGTCTATATCTTTTGTTCCGATTAAAGACAAAGCACCACTAAGTAGGTAATAATGAGAGCTAGCAGGGCTCACTGATCATTTTGGGGTCATCAATGGCCAACcctttaacaaaacaaaaaggatGGTTTTGATTGAAAGGGAGTGCTCAAATCATTGGAACATTATAATTGTAAAGCTTGAAAGAATGAGGAAGACAATTAATAGGATTTTCCCAGTTGGAAGAAAAGGATCGATCCCTTTATGGATTAATTGCGAATGAGAAAATTAATGAATGATTTGGTTTGCATATTCACTAACAGATTTTCAACAAAGCCTGAAAGTAAATCAAGGGTTCATTAACTTAGACAGATCAGGCCCACGTGTATTACAAAGGGGTTATTGACTATCGAGTAATTAAAATGTTTGTGTTTTACCACAAAATATATGATTAGCTAGGCAGATTAAATATGAAGCAATTACACATTGGATTTGGAATTTACAATTGCACAGCTTTTATTGTGAAAAGGGTCattattctcatttt
Protein-coding sequences here:
- the LOC100816045 gene encoding protein SMAX1-LIKE 4, encoding MRSGVCTLQQTLTAEAASVLKHSLGLARRRGHAQVTPLHVAATLLSLRGSSLRRACLKSSQASHHPLQCRALELCFNVALNRLPTTPSPLIHTQPSLSNALIAALKRAQAHQRRGCIEQQQQQPLLTIKVELEHLIISILDDPSVSRVMREAGFSSTAVKNHIEDSNSPQYSVFQCYNSSGGVFSSPCSPSASENNNHRETATNNNPTNFRHTTRHFLTSYASEFHPSLVFSPPKNAPVCSITGAASSSSKDDDVRLVLDILLRKKKKNTVIVGDSLSLTEGLVGEIMGRLERSEVPDELKSIHFIKFQISHVSLSCMKRDEVEMKLLELERKVNSIASGGGGGIFYIGDLKWTVEEASLSEKEEGSPNGEVSGYNPVDHLVSEIGKLFCDCGTSNNAKVWLMATASYQTYMRCQMRQPPLEKQWALQAVPVPSGGLGLSLHAPSVLDSKMTISHNQSQVLETKPFGNMEQEDKLNCCEECASNYEKEAQFIRPDQKKRLPFWLQSHITEDHKKDELVQLKRKWNRLCHCLHQSKQPQNQWNWNHNSYNSPSSISFASNATHGSTSKLVPRFRRQQSCIIEFNFGKKREATEPVLDSLESMEGKEVKTTLALGNGGSGESAVGDITDTTLQRAHICKLLQENVPWQSETFPSIAEALIDSKSAKESNNITWLLMQGNDTIGKRRLALAIAESVFGSTNLLLQFDMLKRETSIAPFSEMLEGALKTHHQLVMLIENVDFADAQFKKFLCDGFETGNFGNFTEENSSQVIFILTNGGSGSTNIEQQNEDSVMRLLWQVSETKPNLETPSVTTTIAEPCFGHKRRAELDMFSNTNSFQGSKKKEFSRQTSFNTLDLNMKADEGDKAGESSPISSDQTGETIADPLNQNGFLDSIVNRFEFNTNPVKDREMAELFLCKFKESFEEVYGKKCLENLSVDERVIEDVGVGCGYFTNSLFEKWLKDVFQSSLETVNFGGKEGILFRLSWGGKGDRKSDSGFMSSSLPKSIQVNYFIE